Proteins co-encoded in one Brassica oleracea var. oleracea cultivar TO1000 chromosome C4, BOL, whole genome shotgun sequence genomic window:
- the LOC106341830 gene encoding LOW QUALITY PROTEIN: uncharacterized protein At4g15970-like (The sequence of the model RefSeq protein was modified relative to this genomic sequence to represent the inferred CDS: deleted 2 bases in 1 codon), with the protein MAKDVGALQRVLLEASTEEKTVILTTLYQAWAEPNSTFDLFLEGFHVGVGTKRLLRHLVVVCMDEEAYSRCLEIHPRRCYLLKTPGIDFFSGQKNFMTPDYLKMMWRRLEFLGSILELGYNFLFTSMDILWLRDPFPHLFSGVDFQVTCDHSNGNTSDPGNVVNGGFKFVQANHRTVKFYKYWYELRWTFCGKNEQDVFNIIKHDRFVTEELGLTMRFLDTVYFRGFCQLHREMDKICIMHANCCLGLHNKINGLRQSLKDWKDYLSATDRRNMTWPSPDRCRGSMSNISLIV; encoded by the exons ATGGCGAAAGATGTGGGAGCTTTGCAGAGAGTCTTGCTGGAAGCATCGACGGAGGAGAAAACGGTGATACTAACGACCTTATACCAGGCTTGGGCTGAGCCTAACTCAACGTTCGATTTGTTTCTGGAGGGTTTCCACGTCGGAGTAGGGACTAAGCGACTGCTCCGCCACCTTGTAGTGGTTTGTATGGACGAGGAAGCTTACTCAAGGTGCTTGGAGATCCATCCCCGCCGTTGCTATTTACTGAAAACCCCAGGCATTGATTTT TTTTCCGGCCAGAAGAACTTCATGACACCGGACTATCTCAAGATGATGTGGCGCCGCCTAGAGTTCTTGGGTTCAATCTTGGAGCTTGGATATAACTTCCTCTTCACCAGT ATGGATATACTGTGGCTGCGAGACCCATTCCCTCATCTGTTCTCGGGAGTAGATTTCCAGGTCACCTGCGACCACTCCAACGGAAACACTAGCGACCCAGGAAACGTTGTCAATGGAGGTTTCAAGTTCGTTCAAGCCAACCATCGAACGGTTAAGTTCTACAAATACTGGTACGAGTTAAGGTGGACATTCTGCGGCAAGAACGAACAAGACGTGTTCAACATCATCAAACACGACCGGTTTGTCACAGAAGAACTTGGTCTCACGATGCGGTTTCTTGACACGGTTTACTTCCGAGGGTTCTGCCAATTGCACCGCGAGATGGACAAGATATGCATCATGCATGCTAATTGTTGTTTGGGATTACATAACAAGATTAATGGTTTGAGGCAATCTCTAAAGGACTGGAAAGATTACTTGTCGGCAACCGACCGCCGGAATATGACGTGGCCATCACCGGATAGGTGCAGGGGAAGCATGTCTAATATATCATTAATAGTTTAG